One Microcebus murinus isolate Inina chromosome 10, M.murinus_Inina_mat1.0, whole genome shotgun sequence DNA segment encodes these proteins:
- the LRRC10 gene encoding leucine-rich repeat-containing protein 10 — protein sequence MGNAIRALVAFIPAERCQNYVVRDLQEMPLDRMVDLSGSQLRRCPVHVCSFRELVKLYLSDNHLNSLPPELGQLQNLQILALDFNNFRALPQVVCTLKQLCILYLGNNKLCDLPSELSLLQNLRTLWIEANYLTQLPDVVCKLSLLKTLHAGSNALRLLPGQLRRLQELRTIWLSGNLLTNFPPVLLHMPFLEVIDVDRNNIQYFPSLAHLSSLKLVIYDHNPCRNAPKVAKGVRRVGRWAEETPEPDPRKARRYALVREESQELQAPAPSPPAPPSSS from the coding sequence ATGGGGAACGCCATCAGGGCCCTCGTGGCCTTCATCCCTGCTGAGCGCTGCCAGAACTATGTGGTCAGAGACCTCCAAGAGATGCCGCTGGACAGGATGGTGGACCTCAGTGGGAGCCAGCTGCGCCGCTGCCCTGTGCACGTGTGCTCCTTCAGGGAGCTGGTCAAGCTCTACCTGAGTGACAACCACCTCAACAGCCTGCCTCCAGAGCTGGGGCAGCTGCAGAACCTGCAGATCCTGGCCTTGGACTTCAACAACTTCCGGGCTCtgccccaggtggtgtgcaccttGAAACAGCTCTGCATCCTCTATCTGGGCAACAACAAACTCTGCGACCTCCCCAGTGAGCTGAGCCTGCTCCAGAACCTCCGGACCCTGTGGATCGAGGCCAACTACCTCACCCAGCTGCCGGACGTGGTCTGCAAGCTGAGTCTCCTTAAGACTCTGCATGCCGGCTCTAATGCCCTGCGTCTGCTGCCAGGCCAGCTCCGGCGCCTCCAGGAGCTGAGGACCATCTGGCTCTCAGGCAACCTGCTGACCAATTTCCCCCCTGTGCTGCTTCACATGCCTTTCCTGGAGGTGATCGATGTGGATCGGAACAACATCCAGTACTTCCCCAGCCTGGCCCACCTGTCAAGCCTGAAGCTGGTCATCTATGACCACAATCCTTGCAGGAACGCACCCAAAGTGGCCAAAGGTGTGCGCCGTGTGGGAAGATGGGCAGAGGAGACACCAGAACCTGACCCCAGAAAAGCCCGGCGTTATGCGCTGGTCAGAGAGGAAAGCCAGGAGCTACAGGCACCTGCCccatctcccccagcccctcctagCAGCTCCTGA